One window of Streptomyces sp. NBC_00273 genomic DNA carries:
- a CDS encoding transglycosylase domain-containing protein has product MSEHRRKLPQPEGGGRASARRAAQPRPGRGAAGRDVSTASHSGPYAPQPAQGNRADARRAAQRGNGRGRGAGAATRDKRLINYPRSDRDGWKRFVPSWKFVAGTALGFFAVITAGTGIGIAMVSTPDPNKAAEAQNNVFYWADGSQMVATGGSMNRQIVPISSIPRSMRDAVISAENESFETDKGVDPMGVGRAVWNMATGGSTQGGSTITQQYVKNTYLDSDQTLKRKATELFIAIRLGVTEEKDKVLAGYLNTAYYGRDAYGIQAAARAYFGKDSQDLNPSECAFLAAVLKGPNLYNPDGGIGAAATPALNEKRARERWSWVLDREVEVGRMDKAERAKFTDADFPPRVESEQARGMTGQIGYLVDTAKAYVMKTKGITPEQMAMGGYRIKTTFQKPRVDALVKAVEDTRNGFIDEKGRPETDTFVQFGSASVDVKTGALVALYGGPGWDHKYFSNNANSSGVPVGSTWKPYVLAAAMEYGTQNSKGKGISADSKYMANDLTVINNREGKPLRDASGAPFKQKNESPTSFGYVTLNEAMEKSINVPFAQLVFDVGHDKVRAVAKATGILEESVNPNNDASFALGTSTPSAIRMADSYATFAASGTHREPFSVTEVEKDGEKLTGFEAPKAQRAMDSDVADNITKVLENVVENGTGKKVQKLGRPAAGKTGTTDENKSAWFVGYTPELSTSVVLFRTDPNSPDKKLISMKGVGDIPSLHGGDIPAEIWTEYMGEALKGLPVKQFPEAEDIGVTADSAGAPSPTPSAVVPASPSPSTQPPSSPPASPSPSKGGRPTCPPWKLYCDPDTTRGNNNGGANTGTSTGANSGNTSGTSTGVIGGSTGSPSPTQTGRPGRPGGITGGVNDSVPE; this is encoded by the coding sequence ATGAGCGAGCACCGTCGCAAACTGCCGCAGCCCGAAGGCGGTGGGCGCGCCTCAGCCCGCCGCGCCGCCCAGCCGCGCCCTGGAAGAGGCGCGGCCGGCCGTGACGTCTCCACGGCGTCACACAGCGGCCCGTACGCACCGCAGCCCGCCCAGGGCAACCGTGCCGATGCCCGCCGGGCCGCCCAGAGAGGCAACGGCCGCGGGAGAGGAGCCGGCGCCGCCACGCGCGACAAGCGGCTCATCAACTACCCGCGGTCCGACAGAGACGGCTGGAAGCGCTTCGTGCCGTCCTGGAAGTTCGTCGCCGGCACGGCGCTGGGCTTCTTCGCGGTCATCACGGCCGGTACCGGCATCGGTATCGCCATGGTGAGCACGCCGGACCCGAACAAGGCGGCGGAGGCGCAGAACAACGTCTTCTACTGGGCCGACGGCAGCCAGATGGTGGCGACCGGCGGTTCGATGAACCGGCAGATCGTGCCCATCTCCAGCATCCCCCGGTCGATGAGGGACGCCGTGATCTCGGCGGAGAACGAGTCGTTCGAGACGGACAAGGGCGTGGACCCGATGGGTGTCGGCCGCGCCGTGTGGAACATGGCCACGGGCGGCTCCACCCAGGGCGGCTCGACCATCACCCAGCAGTACGTGAAGAACACCTACCTGGACTCCGACCAGACGCTCAAGCGGAAGGCCACCGAGCTCTTCATCGCGATAAGGCTGGGTGTCACCGAGGAGAAGGACAAGGTCCTCGCCGGCTACCTGAACACCGCCTACTACGGGCGGGACGCCTACGGGATCCAGGCCGCGGCCCGCGCCTACTTCGGCAAGGACAGCCAGGACCTGAACCCCTCCGAGTGCGCCTTCCTGGCCGCCGTGCTGAAGGGTCCCAACCTCTACAACCCGGACGGCGGCATCGGCGCCGCGGCCACCCCCGCCCTCAACGAGAAGCGGGCCCGGGAGCGCTGGAGCTGGGTGCTGGACCGTGAGGTCGAGGTCGGCCGGATGGACAAGGCCGAGCGGGCGAAGTTCACGGACGCGGACTTCCCCCCGCGGGTCGAGTCGGAGCAGGCCCGCGGCATGACCGGCCAGATCGGCTACCTGGTCGACACGGCCAAGGCCTACGTGATGAAGACCAAGGGCATCACCCCCGAGCAGATGGCCATGGGCGGCTACCGGATCAAGACCACCTTCCAGAAGCCGAGGGTGGACGCCCTGGTCAAGGCGGTCGAGGACACCCGTAACGGGTTCATCGACGAGAAGGGCCGCCCCGAGACGGACACCTTCGTACAGTTCGGCTCGGCCTCGGTGGACGTGAAGACCGGGGCACTCGTCGCCCTATACGGCGGCCCGGGCTGGGACCACAAGTACTTCAGCAACAACGCCAACTCCAGCGGTGTGCCGGTCGGCTCGACCTGGAAGCCGTACGTGCTGGCGGCGGCGATGGAGTACGGCACCCAGAACTCCAAGGGCAAGGGCATCTCGGCCGACAGCAAGTACATGGCCAACGACCTCACCGTGATCAACAACCGTGAGGGCAAGCCCCTGCGCGACGCGTCGGGCGCGCCGTTCAAGCAGAAGAACGAGAGCCCCACCTCCTTCGGGTACGTGACCCTCAACGAGGCGATGGAGAAGTCCATCAACGTCCCGTTCGCCCAGCTCGTCTTCGATGTCGGCCACGACAAGGTCAGGGCTGTGGCCAAGGCCACGGGCATCCTGGAGGAGTCGGTCAACCCGAACAACGACGCCTCCTTCGCCCTCGGTACCTCCACCCCGAGCGCCATCCGCATGGCCGACTCGTACGCGACCTTCGCCGCCTCCGGCACGCACCGCGAGCCGTTCTCCGTGACCGAGGTCGAGAAGGACGGCGAGAAGCTGACGGGCTTCGAGGCCCCCAAGGCCCAGCGGGCCATGGACAGCGACGTGGCCGACAACATCACCAAGGTGCTGGAGAACGTCGTCGAGAACGGCACCGGCAAGAAGGTCCAGAAGCTGGGCCGGCCCGCTGCAGGCAAGACCGGTACCACGGACGAGAACAAGTCGGCGTGGTTCGTCGGCTACACCCCGGAGCTGTCCACCTCGGTGGTCCTCTTCCGCACCGACCCGAACTCGCCGGACAAGAAGCTGATCTCCATGAAGGGCGTGGGTGACATCCCCTCCCTCCACGGTGGTGATATCCCGGCCGAGATCTGGACCGAGTACATGGGCGAAGCGCTCAAGGGTCTCCCGGTCAAGCAGTTCCCGGAGGCCGAGGACATCGGCGTGACCGCCGACTCCGCCGGCGCCCCCTCCCCCACCCCCTCGGCCGTCGTCCCGGCGTCCCCTTCCCCGTCGACGCAGCCGCCGAGCTCCCCGCCGGCGTCTCCCTCCCCGTCCAAGGGCGGCCGGCCGACCTGCCCGCCGTGGAAGCTGTACTGCGACCCGGACACCACGCGCGGGAACAACAACGGCGGCGCCAACACCGGCACCAGCACCGGCGCCAACTCCGGCAACACGTCCGGTACCAGCACCGGGGTGATCGGCGGATCCACCGGATCACCGTCCCCGACGCAGACCGGCAGACCGGGCCGCCCGGGCGGCATCACCGGCGGGGTGAACGACTCCGTCCCCGAGTGA
- a CDS encoding glycosyltransferase family 87 protein, translated as MTKVHEDSPVLPTQQDEVAAAGSELIGGPLGRYARLGGHWLGPVRVVALIAIGMFALGMVQKLPCYDWAWFRGAGSQYTHACYSDIPHLYAVRGFADNLTPYFDRLPGDMEYLEYPVLTGLFMEIASWLTPGSGSMQHREQMYWMVNAGMLMACAAVIAVCVARTHRRRPWDGLLFALAPAFALTATINWDLLAIALTAAGMLMWSRGRTVLCGVLIGLATAAKLYPVLLLGALFVLCWRAGKWRAFGAAVLGAAGAWLAVNLPVMLFAWDGWTKFYTFSQERPIDYGSVWLLISQRTGNSLEGANTYATGLTLLLCGAVGLLTLTAPRRPRFAQLAFLVVAAFILCNKVYSPQYVLWLIPLATLARPRWRDFLIWQAGEVVYFLGIWFYLAYTASADKHQGLPVEGYQLAITAHLLTTLYLCAVIVRDVLMPERDVVRRDGSDDPSGGVLDGAEDVFVLSDAARAPQYATPSDGQRVAWGASSQD; from the coding sequence ATGACCAAGGTGCACGAGGACAGCCCCGTACTGCCGACGCAGCAGGACGAGGTCGCCGCAGCCGGCAGTGAGCTCATCGGCGGCCCGCTCGGCCGCTATGCCCGGCTCGGCGGGCACTGGCTGGGGCCGGTCCGGGTCGTGGCGCTCATCGCCATCGGCATGTTCGCGCTCGGCATGGTCCAGAAGCTGCCCTGCTACGACTGGGCGTGGTTCCGGGGGGCGGGCTCGCAGTACACCCACGCCTGCTACTCCGACATCCCGCACCTGTACGCGGTACGGGGCTTCGCCGACAACCTGACGCCCTACTTCGACCGGCTGCCCGGCGACATGGAGTACCTGGAGTATCCGGTGCTCACCGGGCTCTTCATGGAGATCGCCTCCTGGCTGACCCCCGGCAGCGGCTCCATGCAGCACCGCGAACAGATGTACTGGATGGTCAACGCGGGCATGCTGATGGCCTGCGCGGCCGTCATCGCCGTGTGCGTCGCACGCACCCACCGCCGCCGCCCCTGGGACGGCCTGCTCTTCGCCCTGGCGCCGGCCTTCGCCCTGACGGCGACGATCAACTGGGACCTGCTGGCCATCGCCCTGACCGCCGCCGGGATGCTGATGTGGTCCCGCGGCCGGACGGTTCTCTGTGGCGTCCTCATCGGCCTGGCCACCGCGGCCAAGCTCTACCCCGTACTGCTGCTCGGGGCGCTGTTCGTGCTCTGCTGGCGGGCCGGGAAGTGGCGTGCCTTCGGCGCCGCCGTGCTCGGCGCGGCCGGAGCCTGGCTGGCGGTCAACCTGCCGGTCATGCTCTTCGCGTGGGACGGCTGGACGAAGTTCTACACCTTCAGCCAGGAACGGCCCATCGACTACGGCTCGGTGTGGCTGCTGATCTCCCAGCGCACGGGCAACTCGCTGGAGGGCGCCAACACCTACGCGACCGGGCTGACGCTCCTGCTGTGCGGTGCCGTCGGACTGCTCACCCTGACCGCCCCGCGCCGGCCCCGCTTCGCACAGCTGGCCTTCCTCGTCGTCGCCGCCTTCATCCTGTGCAACAAGGTCTACTCGCCGCAGTACGTGCTGTGGCTCATCCCGCTCGCCACGCTGGCCCGGCCGCGCTGGCGGGACTTCCTGATCTGGCAGGCCGGCGAGGTCGTGTACTTCCTCGGGATCTGGTTCTACCTCGCGTACACGGCCAGCGCCGACAAGCACCAGGGCCTGCCGGTGGAGGGCTACCAGCTGGCGATCACCGCCCACCTGCTGACCACCCTGTACCTGTGCGCGGTCATCGTCCGGGACGTCCTGATGCCCGAGCGGGACGTCGTGCGCCGGGACGGCTCGGACGACCCCTCCGGTGGCGTCCTGGACGGCGCGGAGGACGTGTTCGTGCTGTCGGACGCGGCGAGGGCGCCGCAGTACGCGACGCCCTCGGATGGACAGCGGGTCGCCTGGGGCGCGAGCTCCCAGGACTGA